gaagaggacgacaagcaccaaccgcagtcgaagaaaggaggatcagagatatcaaaagatacaggggcagcaacaatcaaaacaaaagaagcagaagaaagaaacagaaaattgaatgctatattcctcacaagaatggtgatagtaaatgactaaagaacaagaataagaaaacaagaagagaatgaacactgacaagaaaaggataaaagtttttttcacattctctttcctatttatgaagctagagaagacaataactgctcctcgtaccaaggagcagttatgggagaagttaatgcaaagtgggaaacgtgtaggactacctttcttcttcaaaattgcaaaatactcCCAAGttagaagaacaggggcaaattgtatgtacacctttcatcatccaccacgtgtacagaaagagacacgtggaaggcatgcgaagcgagacatcaaaacatgatggcaagcatctcatcagaagatgccatcggtcagcagatctgacggtcagggacagaggaccacagaggtatgatggctcagaggagcaccagataatacccttTGGGTATTAACACACCCagtcccgaggaagatcccagataaacggccgagaggaagttaggCTGACATAGatatgaccagacaaagagaaacttgtctgacacgagtagacatccatctacccgcattaaatacccaagagatatacacgtgtcgatcagctcgtggaagaagcgaggataacccttcgtattcaagctcaggccgcggcatatgccgaagacctctacgtaataggcacaaagcacaagaagataagattacaacggcacctcagagatgggacccacgttccatccctataaatacccctctccactaagagaggaggGGCAGACCATTTTGGGAGATAAATTAGAGGAGaacataagagagagaaataggaagagtaagtaatccccctacttccgcagacctatgtatatactaaagtcattcgactatctttgtaaccattcaatacatagtgaaacaccaaaccccgtggatgctaaggccgaaccacgtaaatctgtctcatttacatttcaacaccttacattcagcgttaaacttcatatgctttatatttatacttgattctcgatttattcctttatacgaacattatttatgataatattcgactagacaatgacaagcccggagGCTTCGAgttgatgaatcgatataatcatcccgttacgcatacgacgtataATTATAggattaggatgtatgcgaatattgtttgtgaacacgtggatggcttcgtgatttatatGTTCACATTATGCATTTCACTATAGACATATATTTCTCaaacataaaatgttttgttcATTTTACTTATCTTTCTTTTAATTCACTAGATAACTAAAGAATTCGATTCCACAATTGTCGTCTGGTCTTAACAAATATTTCAACGGATTTGACTTCAGGATTCTTCTCCGCAACCTTCGGGACAATAATAATTAACACACCATTTCCCATAGTAGCTTTTACCTGATCAACTTTTGCATTTTCCGGCAACTTAAACTGACGAAGGAACTTGCCACCAATACGTTCAATACGATTCCAttgatcatttttttcttctttttctttgtttctttctctaCTTATTTGTAATATTTTTCCTTCCTCAACTTCAACTTTTAGTTCTTCTTTCTTTAACCCCGGAATATCTGCTTTAAACACATGAGATTCCGGTGTTTCTTTCCAATCAATTTGAGTGTTTGCAAATTGAGTCGCTTCATTGGGAAATTTAGTGCGCATAATGGAAAATGATGGTGAACTGAATGGATCCCATAAAGATGAGAATGGATCGAAAATGTTGCTTCGTACACCGAATATGCTTGGAATTATCGACATTTTAGAGAGTTTAAAAATGGGAAATGAAAGATGAACGAAAGTTTGATTCAATACTTCgatttttgataatttttttcttgtttttgatgaTGGATGAGAACTGAAAAAAGAATCGGTATTTATAGAGAAGAGAGAAATTTCTAGGAGTTTCAAGGTATTGCGACTGATTAACTACCTACCTTTTGAGATGG
This DNA window, taken from Papaver somniferum cultivar HN1 chromosome 3, ASM357369v1, whole genome shotgun sequence, encodes the following:
- the LOC113361252 gene encoding 17.8 kDa class I heat shock protein-like, whose translation is MSIIPSIFGVRSNIFDPFSSLWDPFSSPSFSIMRTKFPNEATQFANTQIDWKETPESHVFKADIPGLKKEELKVEVEEGKILQISRERNKEKEEKNDQWNRIERIGGKFLRQFKLPENAKVDQVKATMGNGVLIIIVPKVAEKNPEVKSVEIFVKTRRQLWNRIL